Proteins from a genomic interval of Thermoanaerobacterium thermosaccharolyticum DSM 571:
- a CDS encoding DUF58 domain-containing protein, with protein MRNFILLLSFTTVSFLFAIFTGGEILYYIFFALSSILLLSILYSIIGRESIKLKIDIKDSEIHVGEKIGYKIKIKNKWFLPLIFIAIDDKNESFFPITTNLNPFQKKVIKRSIECKRRGIYKIGPVKIKLRDPFGIFEVKKTFNKKHKIIVYPNVYDISIELPAIAEIGRAEGKNKQYEDYTNLSNLREYIDGDSLKRVHWRISAKLQKLYVKEYEYTASNEVFIIWDLYRQHYKEDYNGMIDEKTAECVLSIAKYCLANGVPVSLVDYESNKHLVRCKSIKDFSILKLLTLKLFPTYDSDFDEKLLNNIRRVSRESTLVIITPYVDENTVFTLSNINLHQNVIIFYTNKAPLEEETKRKLDNLGIKFISWGDKYEDIHKKVQYI; from the coding sequence ATGCGTAATTTTATTCTTTTATTGTCATTTACAACAGTATCTTTTCTGTTTGCAATATTTACTGGGGGAGAAATACTTTATTACATCTTCTTTGCTCTTTCATCAATTTTATTATTAAGCATTCTATACTCCATAATAGGTAGAGAATCAATCAAGCTAAAAATTGATATAAAAGACAGTGAAATCCATGTTGGAGAGAAAATTGGGTACAAGATAAAGATTAAAAATAAATGGTTTCTACCTTTGATATTTATAGCTATTGATGATAAAAATGAAAGCTTTTTTCCCATAACGACAAATTTAAATCCATTTCAGAAGAAAGTAATAAAAAGAAGCATCGAGTGTAAAAGAAGGGGGATATATAAGATAGGTCCTGTTAAAATAAAATTAAGGGACCCTTTTGGCATATTTGAGGTTAAAAAGACGTTTAATAAAAAGCATAAGATAATTGTATATCCCAACGTATACGACATTTCGATTGAACTGCCTGCAATTGCGGAAATAGGTAGGGCTGAAGGTAAAAATAAGCAGTACGAAGATTATACAAACCTATCAAATTTAAGAGAATACATTGACGGTGATAGCCTTAAAAGGGTTCATTGGCGAATATCTGCAAAACTACAGAAATTGTATGTAAAAGAATATGAATATACAGCGTCAAATGAAGTTTTTATAATATGGGATTTGTATAGACAGCATTACAAAGAAGACTATAATGGAATGATAGATGAAAAAACTGCAGAGTGTGTACTTTCAATTGCAAAATATTGCCTTGCCAATGGTGTACCTGTAAGTCTTGTTGATTATGAATCAAACAAGCATTTGGTAAGATGTAAAAGCATAAAAGATTTTAGTATTCTTAAATTATTGACTCTTAAACTGTTTCCGACTTATGATAGTGATTTCGATGAAAAACTATTGAATAATATAAGACGTGTTTCCAGAGAGTCTACATTGGTGATAATTACACCATATGTTGATGAAAACACTGTATTTACGCTGTCAAATATTAATTTACATCAAAATGTAATTATATTTTATACAAATAAAGCGCCATTGGAAGAAGAGACTAAAAGAAAATTAGATAATTTGGGAATAAAATTTATTTCTTGGGGAGATAAATATGAAGATATACACAAAAAAGTTCAATATATTTGA
- a CDS encoding transglutaminase TgpA family protein codes for MKIYTKKFNIFEYIITVILSVILSLSIFVGLNFNVSILDIIFLSSVLVALLTFLFKRPQLIIAFLSLFILVDLYYFYMKKDVLTKVVVDIDRYINWLYIYMGETNWPDGFSQLTSRYFLTTVILGIFVVALAITFLNSILKSYFLTMLFGILVLVFQWYNYIDKAYTYLIFYIAVSFINMSINYYQKAGNGKASIVSLLVISIVFSSISTAIAYALPKSFQPVVWKSMNDKFYTTFPFTKTWRNGIGVEGTTTTFSTDFGSFSQDLGGPESVSDQIVMRVKADESTYLRGEVFDTYENNRWTNSEIQHNFGNGNYFPPAFSKGIKYTIRKLEIYPVAMNTNIIFSPWQPYHVSINNIYDKSSLALISMGRRIKSPYVVEYYKPDISVKDLENDKTVASDDMKRYLQYPDNLPERVKELALSITKDKKTDYDKVKAVEQYLRNTYKYNLDVPETPPGRDFVDYFLFDLKQGYCTYFATSMVIMLRTIGIPARYVVGFKMPPPPIFGDNYDIKASYAHAWVEVHFQNSGWVTFEPTAIYSETFSQAAGADSGTPSSTQPNTNTGNVAIPKTNVNQNKMQDNIVKNQAGNNIITRRNMYTTIIIIWLLITLALAIAAAIKYVLLKKYLDSNKNAYVYYYNKILKSLGKRGLRKDDSETTIEYQERVMSAGFKDFDRVTKVYNDLAYGNVEPSKDDVVYIKEYLKRNIRNRKIFV; via the coding sequence ATGAAGATATACACAAAAAAGTTCAATATATTTGAATATATTATAACTGTTATCTTATCAGTAATACTTTCATTGTCGATATTTGTGGGCTTGAACTTTAATGTAAGTATACTTGATATCATATTTTTATCTTCCGTATTGGTTGCTTTACTGACATTTCTTTTTAAGCGGCCGCAACTTATTATAGCATTTCTTTCATTGTTCATTTTAGTAGATTTATACTATTTTTACATGAAGAAGGATGTGCTTACAAAAGTCGTTGTAGATATTGATAGATATATAAATTGGCTTTACATATATATGGGAGAAACAAATTGGCCTGACGGATTTAGCCAATTGACAAGCAGGTATTTTTTGACGACTGTTATATTAGGTATTTTTGTCGTTGCATTGGCTATTACTTTTTTAAACAGCATCTTAAAGAGTTATTTTTTAACGATGCTATTTGGTATATTGGTATTGGTTTTCCAATGGTATAATTACATTGACAAAGCATATACATATTTAATATTCTATATTGCTGTAAGTTTTATAAATATGTCAATAAATTATTATCAAAAGGCTGGGAATGGCAAAGCTTCAATTGTGAGCCTGCTTGTAATATCAATTGTATTTTCTTCTATAAGCACTGCAATTGCATACGCACTTCCGAAAAGTTTTCAACCTGTTGTGTGGAAATCAATGAATGATAAATTCTATACTACATTTCCATTCACAAAAACATGGAGAAATGGTATAGGCGTTGAAGGCACTACAACGACTTTTAGCACTGACTTTGGTTCATTTTCTCAGGATTTGGGTGGCCCGGAAAGTGTAAGTGATCAAATTGTTATGAGGGTAAAGGCTGATGAAAGCACATATTTAAGAGGTGAAGTTTTTGATACTTATGAGAACAACAGATGGACAAATTCTGAGATTCAGCACAATTTTGGAAATGGCAATTATTTTCCACCTGCCTTTTCAAAAGGTATAAAATACACCATTAGAAAGTTAGAAATTTATCCGGTGGCGATGAATACAAATATTATTTTTTCGCCTTGGCAGCCGTATCATGTAAGTATTAACAATATATACGACAAAAGCTCTTTAGCATTGATATCTATGGGGAGAAGGATAAAAAGTCCTTATGTTGTTGAATATTACAAACCTGACATAAGTGTCAAAGATTTAGAGAATGATAAAACTGTTGCCAGCGATGATATGAAGAGATATCTTCAATATCCTGATAATTTGCCTGAAAGGGTAAAAGAATTGGCTTTAAGTATAACTAAAGATAAGAAGACTGATTACGACAAAGTAAAAGCCGTGGAGCAGTATCTCAGAAATACGTATAAATACAATCTGGATGTTCCTGAAACACCACCTGGAAGAGATTTTGTCGATTATTTTCTTTTTGATTTGAAGCAAGGCTATTGTACGTATTTTGCAACTTCAATGGTTATCATGTTAAGGACTATAGGGATACCTGCGAGATATGTTGTAGGCTTTAAAATGCCTCCTCCACCTATTTTCGGAGATAATTATGACATTAAAGCATCATATGCCCATGCGTGGGTTGAGGTACACTTTCAAAACAGTGGCTGGGTTACATTTGAGCCAACAGCTATTTATTCCGAGACATTTTCTCAAGCAGCAGGTGCCGATTCTGGGACACCATCTTCCACTCAGCCAAATACAAATACCGGTAATGTAGCTATACCGAAAACCAATGTCAACCAAAATAAGATGCAAGATAATATCGTCAAAAACCAGGCAGGAAACAATATAATTACTCGCAGAAATATGTATACAACCATAATCATAATATGGCTTCTTATAACATTAGCATTAGCTATTGCGGCTGCTATTAAATATGTTTTGCTAAAAAAGTATCTTGACTCTAATAAAAATGCATATGTATATTATTACAATAAAATACTTAAAAGCCTCGGGAAAAGAGGTCTTAGAAAGGACGACAGTGAAACAACTATAGAATATCAAGAAAGAGTCATGAGTGCTGGATTTAAAGATTTTGACAGAGTCACAAAAGTATACAACGATTTGGCATATGGAAATGTGGAGCCATCTAAAGACGATGTTGTATATATAAAAGAGTACTTAAAGAGGAATATCAGGAATAGAAAAATTTTTGTATGA
- a CDS encoding universal stress protein: MVLSYEPGVKSRIMVCVTPQKSCRRLVERGAERAKETNGEFCVVYVNKNNDIYKDLKEHKILVELFEMAQKLGGRVSILVGKKISDTLAEFADENDITEIIVGKSLRSAFEVLLHGDVINPLIKRVEEKNIIVEVIE, translated from the coding sequence ATGGTTTTAAGTTACGAGCCTGGGGTAAAAAGCAGGATCATGGTTTGCGTGACGCCTCAAAAGAGTTGCCGAAGGCTTGTTGAAAGAGGAGCAGAGAGAGCGAAAGAGACAAATGGGGAATTTTGTGTTGTATATGTAAATAAAAACAATGATATATATAAAGATTTAAAAGAACACAAGATTTTAGTTGAACTCTTTGAGATGGCTCAGAAGTTGGGTGGTAGAGTATCTATATTGGTGGGAAAGAAGATATCTGATACTTTAGCCGAATTTGCGGATGAAAACGATATTACAGAGATTATAGTAGGCAAATCGTTAAGATCTGCTTTTGAAGTATTGCTTCACGGGGATGTAATAAATCCTCTTATAAAGCGTGTTGAAGAGAAAAATATAATTGTGGAAGTCATAGAATGA
- the cdaA gene encoding diadenylate cyclase CdaA: MFNGLIEIIKTMKINDIVDIAIIAYVMYRLILVIRKTRAEQLFKGIIILLILTKLSEWLQLRTVNYILSNAMTVGVIALLIVFQPELRRALESLGRSEFIKRNFFIINDDVQDIADVIGEICDAVQFLSRSKIGALIVLERNTGLNELIETGISLDSKISSELLINTFIPNTPLHDGAVIIRGDRIMAAGCFLPLTDNQNLSTELGTRHRAAIGVTEISDAVSVIVSEETGTISLAQNGRISRHLDIKTLKEVLLSMFKVKESKGPNWFKWGNKHAE, encoded by the coding sequence TTGTTCAATGGCCTTATAGAAATAATAAAGACAATGAAAATAAATGATATTGTTGACATAGCAATAATAGCATACGTAATGTATCGACTTATCTTAGTCATAAGAAAAACGAGAGCAGAACAGTTATTTAAAGGAATTATAATACTTTTAATATTGACGAAGTTAAGTGAATGGCTGCAGCTCAGGACAGTCAATTATATTTTAAGCAATGCAATGACCGTAGGCGTGATAGCACTTTTAATAGTATTTCAGCCGGAACTGCGAAGAGCTTTGGAATCACTTGGAAGAAGTGAGTTCATAAAGAGAAATTTCTTCATCATAAACGATGATGTCCAGGATATAGCGGATGTCATAGGTGAGATATGCGATGCTGTTCAGTTTTTGTCTAGATCAAAAATAGGAGCACTTATAGTTTTAGAAAGAAATACAGGGTTAAACGAACTGATAGAAACAGGTATATCCCTTGACTCTAAGATATCTAGCGAGCTTCTAATAAATACATTTATACCAAATACTCCACTTCACGATGGTGCAGTTATAATAAGAGGCGATAGAATAATGGCTGCAGGATGTTTCTTGCCACTTACTGATAATCAGAATTTAAGCACAGAGCTTGGCACAAGACATAGGGCTGCAATAGGAGTCACAGAGATATCGGATGCTGTATCAGTCATAGTTTCCGAAGAAACTGGCACCATCTCATTAGCTCAAAATGGGAGAATCTCTAGGCATTTGGATATAAAGACATTGAAGGAAGTTCTTTTAAGTATGTTCAAAGTAAAAGAGAGCAAAGGACCCAACTGGTTTAAATGGGGGAATAAGCATGCTGAGTAA
- a CDS encoding CdaR family protein encodes MLSKNITIKILSVVLAFILWLYVMGEKNPEISYDVGNIPVNIVNLNTLDKKGLTLIGDKNFTVTVRIKGRRSDVMNVRPSDIQVEADVSRIITKGINVVPVQVSSLPKNVTFVSANPSEIKLDVDKVARVQMPVRVKVNGTVIDGYAMKPAISTPGEVIVSGPESKVNLVKNVIAQVDMSNKSKDVNISVPVEAVDSDNNEVKGVDLNPKYIKVEIDVNRAIRVPVTAKIFGKPMDGYDVAEVSVLPEYVYVTGEDSALNSIKSIDTKQIDISGKNAPVTENVSFDLPDGISLVKSDSTAKVYIDIEKIVTSDITLSNIDVKGAGNKNVTVSNSNVVITVTGPETIVNSATPSEFSAYVDVTNASPGTQTLPINVTTDLNLKIVKVKPETVDVNIQ; translated from the coding sequence ATGCTGAGTAAAAACATTACAATAAAGATACTTTCAGTTGTTCTAGCCTTTATATTGTGGCTTTATGTTATGGGGGAGAAAAATCCCGAAATATCATACGATGTAGGCAATATTCCTGTAAATATCGTTAATTTGAATACCCTTGATAAAAAAGGATTGACATTAATTGGGGATAAGAACTTTACAGTGACAGTTAGAATAAAGGGAAGAAGAAGCGACGTTATGAATGTAAGACCTTCTGATATACAGGTGGAAGCAGATGTAAGCAGGATAATAACTAAAGGAATAAATGTCGTGCCAGTACAGGTTAGCTCCCTGCCTAAAAATGTGACATTTGTCTCTGCAAATCCATCTGAGATAAAGCTAGATGTAGATAAAGTAGCTAGAGTGCAAATGCCTGTTCGCGTTAAGGTAAACGGCACTGTTATTGACGGATATGCAATGAAGCCAGCTATATCGACACCCGGAGAAGTTATAGTTAGTGGACCGGAAAGCAAAGTTAACTTAGTAAAAAACGTAATTGCTCAAGTAGATATGTCTAATAAGTCAAAGGATGTAAATATATCTGTTCCAGTGGAGGCTGTAGACAGCGATAACAATGAAGTCAAAGGAGTCGATTTAAATCCTAAATATATCAAAGTTGAGATAGATGTAAATAGAGCGATAAGAGTGCCTGTAACTGCTAAAATATTTGGCAAGCCAATGGACGGCTATGATGTAGCGGAAGTCAGCGTACTGCCTGAGTATGTGTACGTTACAGGAGAAGATTCTGCCTTGAATTCTATAAAAAGCATTGATACAAAGCAGATAGATATATCAGGAAAAAATGCACCGGTCACTGAAAATGTATCTTTTGACCTTCCAGATGGTATTAGCCTTGTCAAAAGCGACAGTACGGCAAAGGTGTATATCGATATTGAAAAAATAGTTACAAGCGATATTACGCTTAGCAATATCGATGTGAAGGGCGCAGGCAATAAAAACGTGACTGTTTCAAATTCCAATGTTGTAATAACCGTAACAGGTCCTGAAACTATAGTAAATTCGGCAACTCCAAGTGAATTTAGTGCGTATGTGGATGTAACAAATGCTTCACCAGGCACCCAGACATTACCAATAAATGTTACAACAGATTTAAATCTAAAAATAGTTAAAGTAAAGCCAGAGACTGTAGATGTAAATATTCAATAA
- a CDS encoding 4Fe-4S binding protein: MKQVIFNENLCKSCELCVEACPKHIIEMDLDRLNVKGYHPAMIKPENIEKCIICGFCAIMCPDTVITVIK; encoded by the coding sequence ATGAAACAAGTCATTTTTAATGAAAATTTATGTAAAAGCTGCGAACTATGCGTAGAAGCATGTCCAAAACACATAATTGAGATGGATCTAGACAGGCTAAATGTCAAAGGATATCATCCAGCCATGATAAAACCCGAAAACATAGAAAAATGTATAATCTGTGGATTCTGTGCAATCATGTGTCCTGATACAGTTATAACGGTTATAAAGTGA
- a CDS encoding 3-methyl-2-oxobutanoate dehydrogenase subunit VorB: MAKVLMKGNEALAEAAIQAGCRHYFGYPITPQNEVTAYMAKRMPEVGGVFLQAESEVSAINMVYGAGGAGARVLITSSSPGISLMQEGISYIAGAEVPCVIANIMRGGPGLGGIQPSQSDYFQATKGGGHGDYKLIVLAPSTIQEMADLVQQAFDIADKYRNPVMILGDGMLGQMMEPVDFDSIKKGENHIEEKTWATTGMGTRKKKNIINSLELDPQMLEKHNIELFNKYEKASKEEVRYEMINCEDAEIILVAYGTIARVVKNVIELAKRENIKVGLIRPISLWPFPVEPFEKTVDHVKGYLSIEMSMGQMVEDVKLAVNGRKPVYFYGRAGGMVPEPAAILEEIRKRSGGAK, translated from the coding sequence ATGGCTAAAGTATTGATGAAAGGAAATGAAGCATTAGCAGAAGCTGCTATACAGGCCGGATGCAGGCATTATTTTGGTTATCCTATAACACCTCAAAACGAAGTCACAGCATACATGGCTAAAAGGATGCCTGAAGTAGGAGGAGTATTTCTGCAGGCAGAGAGTGAAGTATCTGCCATAAACATGGTATATGGTGCCGGTGGAGCCGGTGCAAGAGTCTTAATCACATCGTCAAGTCCCGGAATAAGTCTAATGCAAGAAGGGATCTCATATATAGCCGGAGCAGAAGTACCATGCGTAATAGCCAACATAATGAGAGGCGGTCCAGGACTTGGAGGAATACAACCTTCACAATCAGACTACTTCCAAGCAACAAAAGGCGGAGGACATGGAGACTACAAACTCATCGTCTTAGCGCCATCAACAATACAAGAAATGGCGGACCTTGTACAACAAGCCTTCGACATAGCCGACAAATACAGAAACCCTGTCATGATACTAGGAGACGGTATGTTAGGCCAAATGATGGAACCTGTCGACTTTGACAGCATAAAAAAAGGAGAAAACCACATAGAAGAAAAAACATGGGCTACAACAGGCATGGGTACAAGAAAGAAAAAAAACATCATAAACTCTCTTGAACTAGATCCACAAATGTTAGAAAAACACAATATAGAACTATTTAATAAATATGAAAAAGCATCAAAAGAAGAAGTACGCTATGAAATGATAAACTGCGAAGATGCAGAAATAATACTGGTAGCATACGGTACAATTGCCCGCGTAGTAAAAAACGTAATCGAGTTAGCAAAGCGAGAAAACATAAAAGTAGGACTAATAAGGCCCATATCACTGTGGCCATTCCCAGTTGAACCATTCGAAAAAACTGTAGATCATGTCAAAGGATACCTATCAATAGAAATGAGCATGGGACAGATGGTAGAAGACGTAAAGCTGGCAGTCAATGGACGAAAACCAGTGTACTTTTACGGGAGAGCAGGAGGAATGGTACCAGAACCAGCAGCAATACTAGAAGAAATCAGGAAAAGATCAGGGGGTGCAAAATAA
- a CDS encoding thiamine pyrophosphate-dependent enzyme produces MAVVFQKTKGLTDVPFHYCPGCTHGIVHRLVAEVMEELGVLDKAIGVAPVGCAVFAYEYFNCDMQEAAHGRAPAVATGIKRVHPDKVVFTYQGDGDLAAIGTAETVHAAARGENITVIFVNNAIYGMTGGQMAPTSLIGQETLTTPYGRKPGNNGYPVKMCEMLSTLDGASYIERVSVYDVKHILQAKKAIKNAFTAQLNKKGFSMIEVLSSCPTNWGLSPNEALKWIKDNMEPYYPLGVYKNTLEEAK; encoded by the coding sequence ATGGCTGTAGTATTTCAAAAAACCAAAGGCCTTACAGATGTCCCATTTCACTACTGTCCAGGTTGTACACATGGGATAGTCCACAGACTGGTAGCAGAAGTAATGGAAGAACTAGGAGTATTAGACAAAGCAATAGGCGTGGCACCTGTAGGATGTGCAGTATTTGCCTATGAATATTTCAACTGCGACATGCAAGAAGCAGCACACGGAAGAGCACCAGCCGTTGCTACCGGCATAAAGAGGGTACATCCAGATAAAGTTGTATTTACATACCAAGGAGATGGAGACCTAGCAGCAATAGGCACAGCAGAAACAGTACACGCAGCAGCAAGAGGAGAAAATATAACTGTAATATTTGTAAATAACGCCATATACGGAATGACAGGAGGACAAATGGCGCCTACATCTTTGATAGGGCAAGAAACGCTTACAACACCATATGGTAGAAAACCGGGGAACAACGGTTATCCGGTGAAAATGTGTGAAATGCTGTCGACGCTTGATGGAGCATCCTACATTGAAAGAGTATCAGTATACGATGTAAAACACATACTACAAGCAAAAAAAGCAATCAAAAATGCGTTTACAGCGCAATTGAATAAAAAAGGATTCTCCATGATAGAAGTGCTGTCAAGCTGTCCCACAAACTGGGGATTATCTCCAAACGAAGCACTTAAATGGATAAAAGACAATATGGAGCCTTACTATCCTTTAGGTGTATATAAAAACACCTTAGAGGAGGCTAAATAA
- a CDS encoding 2-oxoacid:acceptor oxidoreductase family protein — MDERIIFAGFGGQGIMSMGLIMAYAGMMDGKNVSWLPSYGPEMRGGTANCHVTISDEPVGSPIINEATVVVAMNRPSLERFEKHLVKGGILLINSSLIDIGPQRSDIEVYRIPANDIANQMGNLKIANSIMIGALMSLKNIVSEDAVINAFKKVFEGKEKLIPINIQAYNRGKESIGSQFAVK; from the coding sequence ATGGATGAAAGAATAATATTTGCAGGATTTGGTGGACAAGGAATCATGTCGATGGGGCTTATTATGGCGTATGCGGGCATGATGGACGGAAAAAATGTATCATGGCTACCGTCATACGGTCCAGAGATGAGAGGTGGCACAGCCAACTGTCATGTTACAATATCTGATGAACCAGTAGGATCTCCAATAATAAATGAGGCAACGGTAGTTGTTGCAATGAATAGACCTTCTTTAGAAAGATTTGAAAAACATCTGGTAAAAGGTGGCATACTGCTTATAAATAGTTCGTTAATAGACATAGGCCCTCAAAGGAGCGACATTGAAGTATACAGGATTCCAGCAAACGATATTGCAAATCAGATGGGAAATCTCAAGATTGCCAATTCCATAATGATTGGAGCATTGATGAGTTTGAAAAACATAGTAAGCGAAGATGCTGTAATAAATGCCTTTAAAAAAGTCTTTGAAGGAAAAGAAAAACTGATACCAATAAATATACAAGCATATAATAGAGGTAAAGAGTCTATTGGCTCTCAATTTGCTGTAAAATAA
- a CDS encoding lysophospholipid acyltransferase family protein, whose amino-acid sequence MILLYNLIKMITTGLLASFCSFSVKFIDDIPKGPCIFVANHKSILDPIALIDALDRRVFFLASKDLYKIPILNLMLNALGTIPIKKNTADVNALRSALKLLKNGYSIAVFPEGGISLDKSVKKIYKGAMYLSYKSGSPIVPVGISGTDVVLPMGEYLPRSGRISVTVGKSIYPDLSLKKAESLEKMGNAVIAALNNLINYPNSK is encoded by the coding sequence ATGATATTATTGTACAATTTGATAAAGATGATTACAACGGGGCTGCTTGCTTCATTTTGTAGTTTTAGCGTAAAATTTATAGATGATATACCGAAAGGACCGTGTATATTTGTAGCCAATCATAAGAGCATTTTAGATCCTATCGCATTGATAGATGCGCTTGATAGGAGAGTTTTCTTTCTTGCCAGCAAGGATTTATATAAAATTCCAATTTTAAATTTGATGTTAAATGCACTGGGGACTATTCCGATCAAGAAAAATACTGCAGATGTTAATGCTTTAAGAAGTGCTCTTAAGCTGCTTAAAAATGGGTATTCCATAGCTGTGTTTCCTGAAGGCGGTATATCCTTGGATAAAAGTGTAAAAAAAATTTACAAAGGTGCAATGTATCTTTCGTATAAATCTGGGTCTCCTATAGTGCCTGTAGGAATAAGTGGAACTGATGTAGTGCTACCTATGGGAGAGTATCTGCCGCGCAGTGGAAGAATTTCTGTAACAGTTGGTAAAAGTATATATCCAGATTTATCGCTTAAAAAAGCTGAATCTTTAGAAAAAATGGGTAATGCGGTAATAGCTGCTTTAAATAACCTCATCAATTATCCAAATTCAAAATAG
- a CDS encoding DNA polymerase IV: MRHILHIDMNAFYASCEQSKDKSLKGKPVVVAGDPSKRHGIVLTASYEARKYGIKTGMPNWQARTLCNDAIFLKPDFDSYIQYSIKMINILKEFSPLVEQFSIDEAWVDVTGCEDLFGSPIEIAHKIQSRIKDSLDLPCSIGISENKLVAKMASELKKPLGITELPLEKIKDMIWPLDVENLIWIGSARSKKLKSFGINTIGDLANTPMTFLINLFGKPGKDIYYFANGIDLSPVRPYAITAKSFGNTITLPRDYTDIEDIKRGFLSLSEMVGSRMRKQNFMGKTVSITVKDNNFKSITRSRTIDYTVLTEDIFNAAMKLFKENYDTNFKIRMLGVSVSNLVKIDENIQLCLFQNAKYENLKKLNYAIDMIRDKYGFDSISRGLILTGEKIKQLAPLSGMKNFDPRPHSYFEFG; the protein is encoded by the coding sequence ATGCGTCATATTCTGCACATTGATATGAATGCTTTTTATGCGTCATGTGAACAATCAAAAGATAAAAGCTTAAAAGGTAAACCGGTGGTAGTTGCGGGAGATCCTTCAAAACGCCATGGCATCGTCCTTACCGCTTCATATGAAGCTCGCAAATATGGTATAAAAACAGGTATGCCCAATTGGCAAGCGCGTACGCTTTGCAATGATGCAATATTTTTAAAGCCAGACTTTGACAGCTATATTCAATATTCAATAAAAATGATAAATATACTAAAAGAGTTTTCACCATTAGTAGAGCAATTTTCCATTGATGAGGCATGGGTTGATGTAACAGGGTGCGAAGACTTATTTGGCTCTCCAATAGAAATAGCTCATAAAATACAAAGCAGGATAAAAGATAGCCTTGATCTGCCATGTTCCATTGGAATCTCGGAAAATAAACTTGTGGCAAAGATGGCATCAGAATTAAAGAAGCCCTTGGGAATAACGGAGCTTCCTCTCGAAAAAATAAAAGATATGATATGGCCACTAGATGTTGAAAATCTCATATGGATTGGATCCGCAAGAAGCAAAAAGTTAAAAAGCTTTGGTATAAATACAATTGGTGACCTTGCAAATACACCTATGACGTTTCTCATAAATCTCTTTGGAAAACCAGGAAAAGATATTTATTACTTTGCAAATGGCATCGATTTAAGTCCAGTTAGGCCTTATGCAATAACTGCAAAATCATTCGGCAATACAATTACTCTTCCTAGAGATTACACAGATATAGAAGATATAAAGAGGGGCTTTTTATCTCTTTCTGAGATGGTTGGAAGCCGAATGAGAAAGCAAAATTTTATGGGAAAGACAGTTAGTATTACCGTGAAAGACAATAATTTCAAGTCAATAACCCGCTCTCGTACAATTGATTACACCGTTTTAACAGAGGACATTTTTAACGCCGCCATGAAATTATTTAAAGAAAACTACGATACAAATTTTAAAATAAGGATGCTGGGTGTCAGTGTATCGAATCTTGTAAAAATTGATGAAAATATTCAGCTCTGTCTCTTTCAAAATGCAAAATACGAAAATTTAAAAAAACTTAATTACGCAATTGACATGATTAGAGATAAGTACGGATTTGACAGCATCTCCCGCGGATTAATACTTACAGGTGAAAAAATCAAGCAATTGGCGCCATTATCAGGAATGAAAAATTTTGATCCAAGACCACACAGCTATTTTGAATTTGGATAA